The proteins below are encoded in one region of Tamandua tetradactyla isolate mTamTet1 chromosome 9, mTamTet1.pri, whole genome shotgun sequence:
- the MAJIN gene encoding membrane-anchored junction protein → MSLKPFTYPFPETRFLHAGPSVYKFKIRYGSSIRGEEIENKDVIVRELEDSIRVVLGNLDNLQPFSTEHFIVFPYKSRWERVSQLKFKHGEIVLVPYPFVFTLYVEMKWLQENLSPGKPINNSPLELVLTEKKAAEAIVRKRRCPEVPSSPKRPRPDRAELGLSSQSPSKKKPLMETRKNRERKTQPERQGTPASGITDVQEQGSKLEDSLVGQIVPSLQQNNPSPPKQPTEVGTRGFFGFLSSLFPFRYFFRKNSQ, encoded by the exons ATGAGTTTAAAACCCTTCACCTACCCATTCCCAGAGACGAGGTTTCTTCATGCAGGACCCAGTGTATATAAATTCAAAATCAGATACGGCAGCAGCATCAG AGGGGAAGAGATAGAAAATAAGGACGTCATCGTCCGGGAGTTGGAG GATTCTATTCGAGTGGTCTTGGGAAACCTGGATAATCTACAACCATTTTCTACAGAACACTTCATTGTATTTCCTT ATAAAAGCAGATGGGAAAGAGTTTCTCAACTGAAATTCAAACATGGAGAAATTGTCTTGGTCCCCTATCCATTTGTTTTCACTCTCTATGTGGAAATGAAATGGTTACAAGAAAACTTGTCCCCTG gaaaaccaataaacaacaGTCCTCTTGAATTG GTATTAACTGAGAAAAAAGCAGCAGAAGCCATTGTGAGAAAACGAAGATGCCCGGAAGTGCCCAGCTCCCCTAAGAGGCCAAGGCCGGACAG GGCCGAGTTGGGGCTTTCTAGCCAAAGCCCCAGTAAAAAAAAGCCCCTTATGGAAACAAGGAAG AACAGGGAAAGAAAAACTCAGCCCGAAAGGCAGGGGACGCCGGCCTCTGGTATCACTGATGTCCAGGAACAGG GTTCGAAGTTGGAGGACAGCCTGGTAGGGCAGATAGTTCCGTCATTGCAGCAAAACAATCCATCTCCACCTAAACAACCTACAGAGGTCGGAACCAGAGGCTTCTTTGGGTTCCTAAG CTCTCTCTTCCCATTTCGATATTTCTTCAGAAAGAACAGCCAGTGA
- the GPHA2 gene encoding glycoprotein hormone alpha-2, protein MPMATPQTLLLCLLVLAVSEGWGRKAAIPGCHLYSFNVTVRSDPQGTCRGGHVAQACVGYCESSAFPSRYSVLVASGYRHNITSVSRCCTISGMKKVKVQLQCVGDRREEVELFTAWACQCDMCRLSRY, encoded by the exons ATGCCAATGGCGACCCCCCAGACCCTCCTGCTCTGCCTGCTGGTCCTGGCAGTCAGTGAAGGCTGGGGTCGGAAGGCTGCCATTCCAGGCTGCCACTTGTACT CCTTCAACGTGACAGTGCGAAGTGACCCCCAAGGCACCTGCCGGGGCGGCCATGTGGCACAGGCCTGCGTGGGCTACTGCGAGTCCAGCGCCTTCCCCTCCCGGTACTCAGTACTGGTGGCCAGTGGCTATCGGCACAACATCACTTCCGTCTCCCGGTGCTGCACTATCAGTGGCATGAAGAAG GTGAAGGTGCAGCTGCAGTGTGTGGGGGACCGCAGGGAGGAGGTGGAGCTCTTCACAGCCTGGGCCTGTCAGTGTGACATGTGCCGCCTCTCGCGCTACTAG